In Flavivirga abyssicola, the following are encoded in one genomic region:
- a CDS encoding PUR family DNA/RNA-binding protein, with translation MNNNDMMEREEIFSKVLRAGRRTYFFDVRATKADDYYLTITESKKFTNDDGSFHYKKHKIYIYKEDFSEFKDILAEMTDYIIEKKGDEVISERHQKDFKKNYEVENTEATSTNENSSHKSTENFTDVDFDDI, from the coding sequence AGAGAAGAGATTTTTTCGAAAGTATTAAGAGCAGGAAGACGCACCTACTTCTTTGATGTAAGAGCCACTAAGGCAGATGATTACTACCTAACTATTACTGAGAGTAAAAAGTTCACAAACGATGATGGGTCGTTTCATTACAAAAAGCACAAAATATATATTTATAAAGAAGATTTTTCTGAATTTAAGGATATATTAGCTGAAATGACTGATTATATTATAGAAAAGAAAGGCGATGAAGTTATTAGTGAACGTCATCAAAAAGACTTTAAAAAGAATTATGAGGTTGAAAATACAGAAGCAACATCAACAAACGAAAATTCATCACATAAATCTACTGAAAATTTTACTGATGTAGATTTTGATGACATTTAA
- a CDS encoding tRNA-binding protein, whose product MNDIITFEDFTKVDLRIGTIIEVDDFPEARNPAYQLTIDFGDLGIKKSSAQITALYKKEDLLQRQIVAVVNFPKKQIAKFMSECLVLGAVNGKDVILLNPENQVKNGTQVA is encoded by the coding sequence ATGAATGACATTATAACTTTTGAAGATTTTACTAAAGTAGATTTACGAATAGGAACCATTATTGAAGTTGATGACTTTCCTGAAGCAAGAAACCCCGCATACCAACTTACTATAGACTTTGGAGATTTAGGGATTAAAAAATCATCTGCACAAATTACAGCACTTTATAAAAAAGAAGACTTGTTACAAAGACAAATAGTGGCTGTTGTAAATTTTCCTAAAAAACAAATCGCTAAATTTATGAGTGAGTGTTTAGTACTAGGGGCAGTAAATGGAAAAGATGTTATACTTTTAAATCCAGAAAATCAAGTTAAAAATGGAACACAAGTAGCTTAA
- a CDS encoding thioredoxin family protein has protein sequence MARTPSNMLPLGTQAPDFNLFDTVSGNNLSLNQLKGRQATVIMFICNHCPFVIHVNPEMVAIANSYSKKGISFIAISSNDVLNYPQDSPENMTIHAKNENYPFPYLYDETQDIAKAYDAACTPDFYVFDADLKLTYRGQLDDSRPGNDIPITGKDLRHALDCLIENKNNTTQQKPSIGCNIKWKNK, from the coding sequence ATGGCTAGAACTCCATCTAATATGCTTCCTTTAGGAACTCAGGCTCCAGATTTTAATCTATTTGATACTGTATCTGGAAATAACTTATCACTTAATCAGTTAAAAGGACGTCAGGCTACTGTAATTATGTTTATATGTAATCATTGCCCTTTTGTTATTCATGTCAATCCAGAAATGGTTGCCATTGCAAATTCATACTCTAAAAAGGGGATTAGCTTTATAGCTATTTCCAGTAACGATGTTCTTAATTACCCACAGGATAGTCCTGAAAACATGACTATTCATGCTAAAAATGAGAACTACCCGTTTCCATATTTATACGATGAAACACAAGATATCGCAAAGGCCTATGACGCAGCATGTACTCCCGATTTTTATGTGTTTGATGCTGACCTTAAACTAACGTATAGAGGACAACTGGATGACTCGCGCCCAGGAAATGATATACCTATTACTGGTAAAGATTTAAGACACGCTTTAGATTGTTTAATTGAAAACAAGAATAATACGACACAACAAAAACCTAGTATTGGCTGTAATATTAAATGGAAAAATAAATAA
- a CDS encoding GNAT family N-acetyltransferase — MIRPLNLNDTEELLDIYNYYVLNSIVTFDDVALSLEIFKDKITRINADYPFIVFEEKNEILGYAYGSKWRPKPAYKHTVESTVYVKHGMLGKQIGTKLYTALLSQLKAQNYHIVLGGLTLPNDASVKLHEKFGFNQVAHFKEVGLKFGKWLDVGFWQLRF, encoded by the coding sequence ATGATTAGGCCTTTAAATTTAAATGACACAGAAGAACTTTTAGATATTTACAATTATTATGTATTAAACTCTATAGTTACTTTTGACGATGTAGCCTTGTCTTTAGAAATCTTTAAAGATAAAATTACACGTATTAATGCTGATTACCCATTTATTGTTTTCGAAGAAAAAAATGAAATTCTAGGATATGCATATGGAAGCAAATGGCGTCCAAAACCTGCATATAAACATACGGTAGAATCTACAGTATATGTAAAGCACGGTATGTTGGGAAAACAAATAGGTACTAAATTATATACAGCACTATTGTCTCAATTAAAAGCACAAAATTATCATATTGTTCTAGGAGGTTTAACATTACCAAATGATGCAAGTGTCAAGCTGCATGAAAAATTTGGGTTCAATCAAGTAGCGCATTTTAAAGAGGTGGGATTAAAATTTGGGAAGTGGCTAGATGTCGGTTTTTGGCAATTACGCTTTTAA